From the Hymenobacter yonginensis genome, one window contains:
- a CDS encoding thioredoxin family protein, whose product MRFLAFCFSALLTTVGAQAQAQTAPASWNTDLTAAMQQAKATNKPVLAVFSGSDWCKPCIMLKQEVFDKPEFEQFAKDRFVLARFDFPRSKKNKLPATQTKINEQAAAQLNKEGAFPLVVLLSPEGKVLAKTGYRPGGATAYDAYLSQLLAKK is encoded by the coding sequence ATGCGCTTTCTTGCCTTTTGCTTCTCCGCTCTGCTGACTACCGTTGGTGCCCAGGCTCAGGCCCAGACGGCTCCCGCCTCCTGGAACACCGATCTGACGGCCGCCATGCAGCAGGCCAAAGCCACCAATAAGCCCGTACTAGCCGTTTTTTCGGGTTCCGACTGGTGCAAGCCCTGCATCATGCTCAAGCAGGAAGTGTTCGATAAGCCGGAGTTCGAGCAATTTGCCAAAGACCGGTTCGTGCTGGCCCGCTTCGACTTCCCGCGCAGCAAGAAAAACAAGCTGCCCGCCACCCAAACCAAAATCAACGAGCAGGCTGCGGCCCAGCTCAACAAGGAAGGCGCGTTTCCGCTGGTAGTGCTGCTCTCCCCCGAAGGCAAAGTGCTGGCCAAAACCGGCTACCGCCCCGGCGGCGCTACGGCCTACGACGCCTACCTCTCGCAACTGCTGGCTAAAAAATAA
- a CDS encoding DUF4266 domain-containing protein: MTLPNFARLALGGLLLAGGSGLSSCVSVAAYQKVYLNDEDMKLANKRIEVYETNFESYREGAGGANGGKVGGGCGCN, encoded by the coding sequence ATGACTCTCCCCAACTTTGCCCGGCTGGCGCTGGGCGGCCTGCTGCTGGCCGGCGGCAGCGGCCTGAGCAGCTGCGTATCGGTGGCGGCCTACCAGAAAGTGTACCTCAACGACGAAGACATGAAGCTGGCCAACAAGCGCATTGAGGTGTACGAAACCAACTTCGAGAGCTACCGCGAAGGCGCCGGCGGGGCCAACGGCGGCAAAGTCGGCGGCGGCTGCGGCTGCAACTGA
- a CDS encoding FAD:protein FMN transferase, which translates to MLFTFGSLLAGSYSAGAQPTVGKAPGTGAPAKTRNFTRSAHLMGSHFTFTAVSDDDSLAWRAVRAGIREGQRIDRLCSYWDSTSQITQINRAAGLRPVVVDQEVYDLIQRTLKLSALSDGAFDITFAGGEKIYKFDKQEHAALPAPEVVKASVRRIDYRKVLLDPATHSVMLQDKGMRLNLAGILQGYGVRRAQALMRQMGIRGGLINGSGDVSCWGRQADGSLWRIAIGDPAYPQSVSSWLTVTDVAVVTAGNYEQYFTVKGQYYGHIIDPKTGYPATGLRSVTIICPDVELADGLDEVVFVKGPEAGLAFINKLKGVDCTLITNDGRTLASKGMALNYYSTQPAKMAAPTP; encoded by the coding sequence TTGCTGTTCACTTTCGGCAGCCTGCTGGCCGGCTCCTACTCGGCGGGCGCGCAACCGACGGTGGGGAAGGCTCCGGGTACCGGCGCGCCGGCTAAAACGCGCAACTTCACCCGCTCGGCCCACCTGATGGGCTCGCACTTCACGTTCACGGCCGTCTCCGACGACGACTCGCTGGCGTGGCGGGCGGTGCGGGCCGGCATCCGGGAAGGGCAGCGCATCGACCGGCTGTGCTCCTACTGGGATTCCACCTCGCAGATTACGCAGATCAACCGCGCGGCGGGGCTGCGGCCGGTGGTGGTCGACCAGGAAGTGTACGACCTGATTCAGCGCACGCTCAAGCTCTCGGCCCTCAGCGACGGGGCGTTTGATATCACCTTCGCCGGCGGCGAGAAGATCTACAAATTCGACAAGCAGGAGCACGCCGCTTTGCCGGCTCCGGAAGTGGTGAAAGCCTCGGTGCGCCGCATCGACTACCGCAAGGTGCTGCTCGACCCGGCCACACACTCCGTGATGCTGCAGGACAAGGGCATGCGTTTGAACCTGGCCGGCATCCTGCAGGGCTACGGAGTGCGCCGCGCCCAGGCCCTGATGCGGCAGATGGGCATCCGGGGCGGCCTCATCAACGGCTCCGGCGACGTGTCGTGCTGGGGGCGGCAGGCCGACGGCTCGCTGTGGCGCATTGCCATCGGCGACCCGGCCTACCCGCAGTCGGTGTCGTCATGGTTGACGGTGACCGACGTGGCCGTGGTGACGGCCGGCAACTACGAGCAGTATTTCACGGTGAAAGGCCAGTACTACGGCCACATCATCGACCCCAAAACCGGCTATCCGGCCACCGGCCTGCGCTCAGTCACCATCATCTGCCCCGATGTGGAGCTGGCCGATGGCCTCGACGAAGTGGTGTTCGTGAAAGGCCCCGAGGCCGGCCTGGCCTTCATCAACAAGCTCAAAGGCGTGGACTGCACGCTCATCACCAACGACGGCCGCACCCTGGCATCCAAGGGCATGGCCCTGAACTACTACTCCACGCAGCCCGCCAAAATGGCCGCCCCAACCCCATGA
- a CDS encoding DUF3570 domain-containing protein has product MHHTSSPFVPRCAAALLLALLPALAWAQATPTPNRVDGYGTPNTTAPSPPNPSNHGETELNILTSYYSQDGNRGAVEGGIGTQQLTDLTPTIILNVPLDSATRLSANLGLDYYSSASTDRIDQVNSSPSSSDTRFHADFGYSRALADKRTIVGLGAGVSKEYDYLSFNITGSWAKASADGNRELSVAAQAFFDRATLILPVELRTNGRRENGSDTRQSYNLNVVYSQVLNQRLQLAVSTELVAQRGLLSTPFHRVYFRETGGGYGAAKTELLPRQRLKYPVGLRLNYYATDLLQVRGYYRFYNDNFGITAHTFELETPLKVTPFFVLYPFYRYHTQTAADYFAPYLSHSIADEYYTSDYDLANFSANKVGLGLRYSPVYGIGRFKTPFGGRVAKFKALDIRYAYYRQSTGLTANLISADLSFTLP; this is encoded by the coding sequence ATGCACCACACTTCTTCTCCCTTTGTGCCACGCTGCGCCGCGGCCCTGCTGCTGGCGCTGCTGCCCGCGCTGGCCTGGGCCCAGGCCACGCCTACGCCCAACCGCGTAGATGGCTACGGCACGCCCAACACCACCGCGCCCAGCCCGCCCAACCCCAGCAACCACGGTGAAACCGAGCTCAACATCCTCACCAGCTACTACTCGCAGGATGGCAACCGCGGCGCCGTGGAAGGCGGCATCGGCACGCAGCAGCTCACCGACCTCACGCCCACCATCATCCTGAACGTGCCGCTGGACTCGGCCACGCGGCTATCCGCCAACCTGGGCCTGGACTACTACTCCTCCGCCTCCACCGACCGGATCGACCAAGTAAACTCGTCGCCCTCGTCGAGCGACACCCGCTTCCACGCCGATTTCGGCTACTCCCGGGCTTTGGCCGACAAGCGCACCATCGTGGGGCTGGGCGCCGGCGTGTCCAAGGAATACGACTACCTCTCGTTCAACATCACGGGCTCCTGGGCCAAGGCCTCGGCCGATGGCAACCGCGAGCTGAGCGTAGCGGCCCAGGCCTTCTTCGACCGCGCCACCCTGATTCTGCCCGTGGAGCTGCGCACCAACGGCCGCCGCGAAAACGGCTCCGATACGCGCCAGAGCTACAACCTCAACGTCGTGTACTCGCAGGTGCTGAACCAGCGCCTGCAGCTGGCCGTCAGCACCGAGCTGGTGGCCCAGCGCGGGCTGCTAAGCACGCCGTTTCATCGGGTGTACTTCCGCGAAACCGGCGGCGGCTACGGAGCCGCCAAAACCGAGCTGCTGCCCCGCCAGCGCCTGAAATACCCGGTGGGTTTGCGCCTGAACTACTATGCCACCGACCTGCTGCAGGTGCGCGGCTACTACCGCTTCTACAACGACAACTTCGGCATCACGGCCCACACGTTTGAGCTGGAAACGCCCCTGAAGGTGACGCCCTTCTTCGTGCTGTATCCGTTCTACCGCTACCACACCCAAACCGCCGCCGACTACTTCGCGCCCTACCTTTCCCACTCCATCGCCGACGAGTACTACACCTCCGACTACGACCTGGCCAATTTCTCGGCCAACAAAGTGGGCCTGGGGCTGCGCTACTCGCCGGTGTACGGCATCGGCCGTTTCAAAACGCCCTTCGGTGGCCGGGTGGCCAAGTTCAAGGCCCTCGACATTCGCTACGCCTACTACCGCCAGAGCACCGGCCTGACCGCCAACCTCATCAGCGCTGACCTCTCGTTCACGCTGCCCTAG
- a CDS encoding QcrA and Rieske domain-containing protein encodes MAAPSAMDRKEFLQLFGMGATALVASACLGLGGCGSKSGDPSPTPATNVDFTVDLTASSSAALNDATKGYIYGPNRDVIVAKTTAGTYIAFQGPCPHEGTSVYFNQGQSRFICPNHNAVFTVGGAVVSGPVSQGLKQYTVVQTGTSLRITG; translated from the coding sequence ATGGCAGCTCCTTCCGCAATGGACCGCAAAGAATTCCTGCAGCTTTTTGGTATGGGGGCCACGGCCCTGGTGGCGTCGGCGTGCCTGGGCCTGGGCGGCTGCGGCAGCAAAAGCGGCGACCCATCGCCCACCCCGGCCACCAACGTCGATTTCACCGTGGACCTGACGGCCAGCAGCAGCGCCGCCCTCAACGACGCTACCAAAGGCTACATCTACGGCCCCAACCGCGACGTGATAGTGGCCAAGACCACGGCCGGCACCTACATTGCCTTCCAGGGCCCCTGCCCGCACGAGGGCACCAGCGTGTACTTCAACCAGGGCCAGAGCCGCTTCATCTGCCCCAACCACAACGCCGTGTTTACGGTGGGGGGCGCCGTGGTGAGCGGGCCGGTGTCGCAGGGCCTCAAGCAGTACACCGTGGTGCAGACCGGCACGTCCCTGCGCATCACGGGCTAG